A single genomic interval of Granulicella tundricola MP5ACTX9 harbors:
- a CDS encoding tyrosine-type recombinase/integrase: protein MKAPKVRLYIRIRRPDGSTSYLDPAWNANRTLRRGYATVDGKSVGYPNGSYYLRYLSAGKRLWESVGPDPDGALVALRNKEHDLQALALGRPPSGKASSTEVQAQLEVATSASISLDQAVADYLEEIRRFRAPKTLAGCKHTLKLLQRGLPNKMLKDITRKELLNHMSSLKDQGLSNRTAHNHVKRILTFLRSQGVVGLLRATDIPRYEERDAQAYKPEQLALLLAAADPEERIVFEFFLGTGLREQEVMYTTWKNINFKDKVVDVRSKPELGFHIKDKEERSVPVPEWLIAKLIERKKQSSSMLVFPSSIGKANGHFLRVLQKLAYRAGLNCGECVTKSEKSCANHPVCTEWGLHKFRKTFATLHSEAGVSVRTIQKWCGHSSLSCTLKYLAAADLRSERTRNQVNASFAMLNLGAA from the coding sequence GTGAAGGCACCCAAAGTTCGTCTCTACATTCGCATCCGTCGCCCAGACGGAAGCACCAGCTACCTAGATCCCGCGTGGAATGCCAATCGCACCCTACGAAGGGGCTACGCCACCGTGGACGGAAAATCTGTTGGATACCCAAACGGCTCCTACTACCTGCGCTACCTGAGCGCCGGAAAGCGGCTATGGGAATCGGTGGGACCTGATCCGGATGGTGCGCTCGTTGCGCTACGGAACAAAGAGCATGACCTGCAGGCATTGGCTCTCGGAAGACCGCCTTCAGGTAAAGCGTCGAGTACGGAAGTACAAGCCCAGCTGGAAGTCGCGACATCAGCCTCAATATCGTTGGATCAAGCCGTGGCGGACTACCTCGAGGAGATCCGGCGCTTTCGTGCGCCGAAGACGCTTGCTGGCTGTAAGCACACGCTCAAGCTCCTGCAGCGAGGTCTGCCGAACAAAATGCTGAAAGACATCACTCGCAAAGAGCTTCTCAACCACATGTCCTCTCTCAAGGACCAAGGCCTGAGCAACAGAACAGCTCACAACCACGTCAAGCGGATCCTGACCTTTCTCCGTAGCCAGGGTGTCGTGGGACTGCTGCGGGCAACTGACATCCCACGATATGAAGAAAGAGATGCACAGGCTTACAAACCCGAACAATTAGCGCTATTGCTCGCCGCAGCCGACCCGGAGGAACGTATCGTTTTCGAATTTTTTCTCGGCACCGGTCTCCGTGAACAGGAAGTCATGTACACAACCTGGAAGAACATCAACTTCAAGGATAAGGTTGTCGACGTTCGATCGAAGCCTGAGCTTGGGTTCCATATCAAGGACAAGGAGGAGCGCTCGGTTCCGGTGCCAGAGTGGCTGATTGCAAAGCTGATCGAGCGAAAGAAGCAAAGTTCATCCATGCTGGTGTTCCCAAGCTCAATCGGTAAAGCTAATGGTCACTTTCTTCGGGTACTTCAAAAGCTCGCGTATCGCGCAGGACTTAACTGCGGTGAGTGTGTGACAAAGAGCGAAAAGAGCTGTGCCAACCACCCGGTATGTACCGAATGGGGACTCCACAAGTTCCGAAAGACCTTCGCTACTCTCCACAGCGAAGCTGGCGTATCGGTGCGAACGATTCAAAAATGGTGCGGGCATTCGTCCCTATCGTGCACCCTTAAGTATCTAGCTGCAGCTGATTTGCGGTCTGAGCGAACTCGTAATCAGGTTAACGCGAGCTTCGCGATGCTCAATTTGGGGGCAGCGTGA
- the coxB gene encoding cytochrome c oxidase subunit II yields the protein MHISPVLWQFLTKWLAASALFPREASTIAPYADALYFFLIGMTIFGLILVGVLVFGFSIRYRASRSPVATQVEGSTLLEATWTIIPLAIFLVTFVWGALLYFRIYNPPANAMNIYIVGKQWMWKAEHPGGQHEINNLHVPTGRPVQLTMISQDVFHSFSIPDFRVKREVIPGRYSTVWFQATDPGTYHIFCTQYCGTKHSGMIGEVTVLTPADYQKWTEQSTSGMSLAQNGERLFASMGCNACHSGTAAARGPNLAGVYGSKLTLTNGSQVLVNDAYLRDAILNPSQHVTAGYAPIMPTYQGQISEDGLIDLVEYIKNQNSNYRNQQTLGTSQSDLAAPTTPGMVKQ from the coding sequence ATGCATATCAGTCCAGTTTTGTGGCAATTTTTGACGAAGTGGCTCGCGGCCTCCGCCCTGTTCCCGCGGGAAGCCTCCACGATCGCGCCGTACGCGGACGCGCTCTACTTCTTTCTGATCGGTATGACGATCTTCGGCCTCATCCTGGTCGGAGTACTCGTCTTCGGCTTCTCGATCCGTTACCGCGCATCTCGTAGCCCTGTGGCTACCCAGGTTGAAGGATCGACGCTGCTGGAAGCGACATGGACGATCATCCCCCTCGCAATCTTCCTCGTTACGTTCGTCTGGGGAGCCCTGCTCTACTTCCGGATCTACAATCCGCCCGCCAATGCGATGAACATCTACATCGTCGGCAAACAGTGGATGTGGAAGGCTGAGCATCCTGGCGGGCAGCACGAGATCAACAATCTCCATGTCCCGACAGGCCGACCTGTTCAGCTCACGATGATCTCGCAGGACGTCTTCCACAGCTTCTCCATCCCTGACTTCCGCGTCAAGCGTGAGGTGATTCCAGGACGTTATTCCACCGTCTGGTTTCAGGCGACAGATCCGGGCACCTATCACATCTTCTGCACTCAGTACTGTGGAACGAAGCACTCCGGAATGATCGGTGAAGTTACCGTACTCACGCCTGCCGACTACCAGAAGTGGACCGAACAGTCGACGAGCGGCATGAGCCTTGCCCAAAACGGAGAGCGTCTCTTCGCAAGCATGGGTTGCAATGCCTGCCATTCAGGAACGGCCGCCGCCCGCGGACCAAACCTGGCCGGTGTCTATGGTTCGAAGCTCACCCTGACCAATGGATCGCAAGTCCTGGTCAACGACGCTTATCTTCGCGACGCAATTCTTAACCCGTCACAGCACGTCACAGCGGGATACGCGCCGATTATGCCGACCTACCAGGGGCAGATCAGCGAAGACGGTTTGATCGACCTGGTGGAGTACATCAAGAATCAGAACAGCAACTATCGTAACCAGCAGACGCTGGGTACGTCACAGTCGGACCTTGCGGCGCCCACAACGCCGGGGATGGTGAAGCAATGA
- a CDS encoding cytochrome c oxidase subunit 3 family protein, with protein MANTVEDVHGHAGLETDHGHHDHVALPQHRHHFETEEQQREAVSFGMWLFLLTEIMFFGGMFFAYLLYRNWYYDAFVAASNTLVIGWGALNTVILISSGFCMAVGVWAAEVRNQKILVLMLWLTTIFGIAFLGVKGIEYTAKFKDHHVPGASFNVKEFVNPPIDANTGKPTENPLPPDMAQKTQIYFFLYFAMTGMHAVHMIIGIVILFWLIARANKGEFSTGYVAPIENFGLYWHFVDIVWLFLFPLLYLINRHPLH; from the coding sequence TTGGCTAACACCGTCGAAGACGTTCATGGACACGCCGGGCTTGAGACGGATCACGGTCATCACGACCACGTCGCACTCCCTCAGCATCGCCACCACTTTGAGACGGAGGAGCAACAGCGCGAAGCCGTAAGCTTCGGAATGTGGCTCTTTCTGCTGACCGAAATCATGTTCTTCGGCGGCATGTTCTTCGCATACCTCCTCTACCGCAACTGGTACTACGACGCATTCGTTGCGGCCTCTAACACCCTTGTCATCGGGTGGGGTGCGCTCAACACCGTCATCCTCATCTCGTCCGGTTTCTGCATGGCCGTGGGCGTCTGGGCTGCTGAAGTCCGCAACCAGAAGATTCTGGTCCTTATGCTTTGGCTCACAACGATCTTTGGCATCGCCTTCCTGGGCGTCAAGGGGATCGAGTATACGGCCAAGTTCAAGGATCACCACGTACCGGGTGCCAGCTTCAACGTGAAGGAGTTTGTAAATCCTCCCATTGATGCGAATACGGGCAAACCGACCGAGAATCCGCTTCCTCCTGACATGGCACAGAAGACACAGATCTACTTCTTCCTGTACTTCGCCATGACCGGTATGCACGCCGTTCACATGATCATCGGTATCGTCATTCTTTTCTGGCTCATTGCGAGAGCGAACAAGGGTGAATTCAGCACGGGCTACGTAGCGCCCATTGAGAACTTCGGGCTTTACTGGCACTTTGTCGATATCGTCTGGCTCTTCTTGTTTCCGCTCCTCTATCTCATCAACCGTCACCCCCTGCACTAG
- a CDS encoding tyrosine-type recombinase/integrase encodes MLPRPATARGQKVQLACDCGCGTIFSRYRNKIRFKSNFVNVKHKGEFQRRKYLQDHCGPYLGLVSEYLEGVAKLRYRNVGLVRKLLCPFFRFLWERGIVSLKDVVPATVTAFQVWARENGFASAATDTSALSVFFQWLIVEERYFEDSPVIPAIHGKRKRARTGRPYSQEDISQIRQLLDVRGNERLRAFFEIANESGLRKSEIYRLRLEDLVIEQRSLKVGLPNKSMTERLAFFGDRASCRILEWLSVRKPDCGHGFLFHNHYGAPLLRNTTQEEFKRILCKMYRGRMAHETGLETFSIHRLRHTLASKLASNGADANTLMNVLGWVSPSSLESYTRLSEEAKVQGFVWASERAEQQLKNGTGKRTLTAEEFLNGVPDLCAVG; translated from the coding sequence GTGTTACCAAGACCGGCAACGGCTCGAGGTCAGAAAGTACAACTCGCATGTGACTGCGGATGCGGGACGATCTTTTCTCGTTATCGCAATAAAATTCGCTTCAAGAGCAATTTTGTGAATGTCAAGCACAAAGGAGAATTCCAGCGGCGCAAGTATCTCCAAGATCATTGCGGACCGTACCTGGGGCTAGTTTCCGAGTATCTCGAAGGTGTAGCGAAGCTCAGGTACCGTAATGTGGGTTTAGTGCGCAAGTTGCTTTGTCCGTTCTTTCGATTCCTATGGGAGCGCGGCATCGTATCGCTCAAGGATGTGGTGCCTGCGACTGTGACAGCATTTCAGGTTTGGGCAAGAGAAAATGGCTTCGCAAGTGCTGCAACCGATACGTCAGCTCTTTCGGTCTTCTTCCAATGGCTGATCGTTGAAGAGCGTTACTTCGAAGACAGTCCCGTCATCCCTGCTATTCACGGCAAACGGAAGAGGGCCCGTACCGGCCGACCATATTCGCAAGAAGACATTAGTCAGATCCGCCAATTGCTTGATGTCAGAGGGAATGAGCGCCTCCGTGCCTTTTTTGAGATCGCGAACGAGTCAGGGTTGAGGAAGAGCGAGATCTACCGTCTTCGCCTCGAAGATCTGGTGATTGAGCAGCGATCGCTTAAGGTAGGCTTGCCGAACAAATCTATGACCGAACGGCTAGCTTTCTTCGGTGATCGCGCCTCCTGCCGAATTTTGGAATGGCTCTCCGTCCGTAAGCCGGACTGTGGGCACGGGTTCCTCTTCCACAACCACTATGGCGCACCTCTTCTCCGGAATACAACCCAGGAAGAATTTAAGAGGATTCTGTGCAAGATGTACAGAGGGCGAATGGCGCATGAAACTGGCCTCGAAACATTCTCAATTCACAGGCTGAGGCACACATTGGCCTCGAAGCTCGCCAGTAACGGCGCAGACGCTAACACGCTTATGAACGTACTGGGGTGGGTCTCGCCCTCTTCTCTGGAGAGTTACACGCGGCTTTCTGAGGAAGCCAAGGTTCAAGGGTTCGTCTGGGCATCCGAACGGGCGGAGCAGCAACTCAAGAACGGAACCGGAAAACGCACCCTGACCGCCGAGGAGTTTCTGAATGGGGTGCCCGATCTTTGTGCAGTTGGATGA
- a CDS encoding tyrosine-type recombinase/integrase, which yields MKGLVKANAHLARSGTDYQTKRIAEVTVQCSCGCGQDFQRPSGAVNAHGPNYISLEHMGRHRTQIYLEDMCGSFLSVIKEYLDGFCRQHYKNQGTIRAAVCPFILFLNERGITDLENVTPKTVTEFISWATEVDYKSSPQHISVLNGFFKWALRHGHRKSGSPVIAKFHGKKRAQHLPRPYTAEEMTIIWALAEERGNSRLRAIIAIGEESGLRLGEICRLREEDVDLVGHRLFVRLPNKTDCERWAPFSDKTARYILEWRSERDDKCGHDFLFHNSLGDPPRADTMHRELCRTFCKIHGGTQVNPSGLDEWSTHRLRHTMASRLASGGASFPTIMAAGGWKSPSSMMHYTKVDADQARHGYDQAMRRAEEKSKTGRSKHILSPGDFLAAYGENA from the coding sequence ATGAAAGGTCTAGTAAAAGCCAATGCACACCTGGCCCGAAGCGGCACCGACTATCAGACCAAACGTATTGCAGAGGTGACCGTCCAGTGTAGTTGTGGATGCGGTCAAGATTTTCAGCGTCCCAGCGGAGCCGTCAATGCTCATGGACCAAACTACATCTCCCTGGAACACATGGGCAGGCATCGGACCCAGATCTACCTCGAGGACATGTGTGGTTCTTTCCTCAGCGTGATCAAAGAATACCTCGACGGCTTCTGTCGGCAACACTACAAGAATCAAGGAACGATTCGTGCGGCAGTCTGCCCGTTCATTCTTTTCCTGAATGAACGAGGAATTACCGATCTGGAGAACGTGACTCCAAAGACGGTAACGGAATTCATCTCTTGGGCAACAGAGGTTGACTATAAGAGTAGTCCTCAACACATTTCAGTGCTGAACGGCTTCTTCAAGTGGGCACTTCGCCACGGCCATCGCAAATCGGGCTCTCCGGTTATCGCTAAATTTCATGGCAAGAAACGTGCACAACACCTTCCTCGCCCGTACACCGCGGAAGAGATGACTATAATCTGGGCTCTAGCAGAAGAGCGCGGGAACAGTCGTCTTCGAGCGATCATTGCAATCGGTGAAGAATCGGGACTGCGCCTCGGTGAGATCTGTCGTTTGAGGGAAGAGGACGTCGACCTCGTGGGCCACCGCTTGTTTGTCCGTTTGCCAAACAAGACCGACTGCGAACGGTGGGCTCCCTTTTCGGATAAAACGGCCCGGTACATTCTGGAATGGAGGTCCGAGAGAGATGATAAGTGTGGCCACGACTTCCTATTCCACAACTCATTGGGAGATCCGCCTCGCGCAGACACGATGCACAGGGAACTGTGCCGTACCTTCTGCAAGATTCACGGCGGCACGCAAGTCAATCCCAGTGGTCTGGACGAATGGTCAACACACCGACTCCGCCACACGATGGCCAGTAGGTTGGCATCCGGGGGTGCGTCCTTCCCCACCATTATGGCAGCTGGGGGATGGAAGTCGCCTTCCTCGATGATGCATTACACCAAGGTGGATGCAGACCAGGCCCGCCATGGCTATGACCAGGCGATGCGCCGGGCGGAGGAGAAATCGAAGACGGGCCGTTCTAAGCATATCCTCAGCCCTGGCGATTTCCTTGCAGCGTATGGCGAAAATGCTTAA
- a CDS encoding helix-turn-helix domain-containing protein produces the protein MDLIEQLRQRNTFLSTLETMDLLDMSRGTLCEWVRAGRISAVRKGNAYLFDPRRLADWLAERTTNMGRRKA, from the coding sequence ATGGACTTGATAGAACAGCTACGGCAGCGCAACACCTTCTTGAGTACTTTGGAGACCATGGATCTCCTCGACATGTCACGTGGAACCTTGTGCGAATGGGTGAGGGCTGGGCGGATCAGCGCAGTCCGTAAGGGAAACGCTTATCTCTTTGATCCTCGTCGGTTAGCAGACTGGCTTGCGGAACGGACCACCAACATGGGGCGGAGGAAGGCATGA
- the ctaD gene encoding cytochrome c oxidase subunit I: protein MSAASSTIVNLPDQRTATLPKRNYLNNEHGLMSWLLTGDHKRIAMLYLISITFFFFIGGAFAGLIRLELLTPQPDLVASDTYNKFFTMHGIIMIFLFLVPSVPATLGNFLIPIMLGAKDLAFPKINLLSWYLYMAGGTFTLAALVLGGVDTGWTFTTPLSTHYLNTHVVTAATAIFIAGFSSIFTGLNFIVTIHRMRAPGMTWFRMPLFVWSNYAASILMVLGTPVLAIAIVLVALERLIGIGVFDPTKGGDPLLFQHLFWFYSHPAVYIMILPGMGVISEVISTFSRKRVFGYTAVAFSSVAIALFGFFVWAHHMFIMGVSNYSALVFSLLTMLVAVPSAIKIFNWAFTLQKGSITFETPMLYAFGFLGLFTIGGLTGVFLGSLGMDIHLTETYFIVAHFHFVMVGGMLMAFLAGIHFWWPKMTGRMYPESMSKLAAVTTFIGFNLTFLPQFILGYLGMPRRYHAYPPEFQVLNVLSTAGATVLGVGYLLPMLYLAWSLKYGAIAGNNPWQATGLEWQIQSPPLTENFIEVPIVEHEAYDYEWLANKTANEVTTVG, encoded by the coding sequence ATGAGCGCAGCCTCTTCCACGATCGTCAATCTCCCAGACCAGCGCACGGCTACGTTGCCAAAGCGCAACTACCTCAACAATGAGCACGGGTTGATGAGCTGGTTGCTGACCGGCGATCATAAGCGCATCGCGATGCTTTACCTCATCTCGATCACCTTCTTCTTCTTTATAGGAGGAGCCTTCGCTGGTCTGATTCGCCTTGAACTTCTGACGCCTCAGCCTGACCTCGTGGCCTCCGATACGTATAACAAGTTCTTCACCATGCACGGCATCATCATGATCTTCCTGTTTCTGGTCCCCTCCGTTCCGGCGACCCTCGGGAATTTCCTGATTCCGATTATGCTTGGCGCAAAAGATCTGGCTTTCCCGAAGATCAACCTGCTCAGCTGGTATCTCTACATGGCCGGCGGCACCTTCACCCTCGCGGCCCTGGTGCTCGGCGGCGTTGACACCGGTTGGACCTTCACGACCCCCCTCTCGACGCACTACCTCAACACCCATGTAGTGACGGCAGCCACCGCAATCTTCATTGCAGGTTTCAGCTCCATCTTTACGGGTCTCAACTTCATCGTGACGATTCACCGTATGCGCGCACCGGGTATGACCTGGTTCCGCATGCCGCTCTTCGTCTGGTCGAACTATGCTGCGTCAATTCTGATGGTTCTCGGAACTCCGGTTCTTGCCATCGCAATCGTTCTGGTCGCGCTGGAACGGCTCATCGGAATCGGTGTCTTTGACCCCACCAAGGGTGGCGACCCTCTCCTCTTTCAACATCTCTTCTGGTTCTACTCGCATCCTGCCGTTTACATCATGATCCTTCCCGGTATGGGTGTGATCTCAGAGGTGATCTCCACCTTTAGCCGTAAGCGCGTCTTCGGTTACACGGCCGTTGCCTTCTCTTCGGTAGCGATCGCCCTCTTCGGCTTCTTCGTATGGGCGCACCACATGTTCATCATGGGCGTCTCGAACTACTCGGCCCTGGTCTTCTCGCTTCTGACCATGCTCGTTGCAGTCCCATCCGCAATCAAGATCTTCAACTGGGCCTTCACACTCCAAAAGGGCTCCATCACCTTCGAGACCCCGATGCTTTATGCCTTCGGCTTCCTTGGGCTATTCACCATTGGTGGTCTGACGGGTGTGTTTCTCGGTTCGCTGGGAATGGATATTCACCTGACAGAGACGTACTTCATCGTGGCCCACTTCCACTTTGTCATGGTGGGCGGGATGCTGATGGCGTTCCTCGCAGGAATTCACTTCTGGTGGCCGAAGATGACGGGCCGTATGTATCCGGAGTCGATGTCCAAACTTGCGGCCGTCACCACCTTCATCGGTTTCAACCTGACCTTCCTGCCCCAGTTCATCCTCGGCTACCTGGGCATGCCGCGCCGTTATCACGCTTACCCCCCCGAGTTCCAGGTTCTCAACGTCCTCTCCACCGCTGGAGCAACCGTCCTCGGCGTGGGCTATCTTCTCCCAATGCTCTACCTCGCATGGTCGCTGAAGTACGGTGCCATTGCCGGTAACAATCCGTGGCAGGCTACTGGCCTCGAATGGCAGATCCAGTCTCCCCCGTTGACGGAGAACTTCATCGAGGTTCCGATCGTCGAACACGAAGCCTACGACTATGAATGGCTCGCAAACAAGACTGCAAATGAGGTGACGACCGTTGGCTAA
- a CDS encoding ABC transporter permease, with translation MATENNQRSTSFDKTLASATTTIAFREIISLAIDSFRASKFRFLLTMLGMVIGSASIILVVTVGLTGKQYALDTISGLGPNKVEMQYAGGEVMGPNNVSTPDFMTRDDMRAVIEQVPGIVASSPMLEYHNNISIGNGVTKNAMLLGVSPQYRQVRNLKLIAGRFFDDQDATTHANVVVMVAPLAKELYGSTQAGVGSTITVTGIPFTVIGIFTESIDTFGTSEISDRTLLTPYEVARYFEGTETLKEIFFSMKDSSEVEPAAKRITEIIQSRHRPTSVYKAQTLTDILATMSKIANILTVVLTLAAGFTLIVSGVGIMNSMLANVQARTREIGIRKALGATNREIRLQFLTEAVFLSLAGGIVGCACGIAVPLSVTFLTPFKLPFDWLSVLIALSTSVLVGVIFGTLPSNRAAALDPVETLKYE, from the coding sequence ATGGCAACTGAAAACAACCAACGGTCCACCAGCTTCGATAAAACTCTCGCCAGCGCGACCACAACCATCGCCTTCCGTGAAATTATCTCGCTCGCCATCGACAGCTTCCGGGCCAGCAAATTCCGGTTTCTGCTCACCATGCTGGGCATGGTTATCGGTTCTGCTTCCATCATCCTTGTTGTAACCGTCGGACTTACGGGCAAGCAATACGCCTTGGATACCATCTCCGGCCTGGGTCCAAACAAGGTGGAGATGCAGTACGCCGGCGGCGAAGTCATGGGGCCAAACAACGTCAGCACCCCTGATTTCATGACCCGCGACGATATGCGCGCCGTCATCGAGCAGGTTCCCGGCATCGTGGCGAGCTCGCCTATGCTGGAATACCACAACAATATCAGCATCGGAAACGGCGTAACGAAAAACGCCATGCTGCTCGGCGTGAGTCCCCAATATAGACAGGTTCGCAATCTAAAACTCATCGCCGGACGCTTCTTCGACGATCAGGATGCAACGACACACGCCAACGTTGTCGTCATGGTCGCACCACTGGCCAAAGAGCTATACGGCAGCACCCAGGCAGGCGTGGGAAGCACGATCACCGTGACCGGAATCCCCTTCACCGTCATCGGCATCTTCACGGAGAGCATCGATACCTTTGGAACTTCTGAGATTAGCGACCGCACGCTCCTAACCCCATACGAGGTGGCTCGGTACTTCGAGGGAACCGAGACCCTGAAGGAGATCTTCTTCAGCATGAAGGACTCCAGCGAGGTTGAGCCGGCGGCGAAACGGATTACGGAGATCATCCAGAGCCGCCATCGTCCAACCAGTGTTTACAAGGCGCAGACGCTGACCGATATTCTGGCTACGATGTCCAAGATTGCAAATATCCTGACTGTCGTCCTGACGCTTGCTGCGGGCTTTACCCTCATCGTGTCAGGCGTAGGCATCATGAATTCGATGCTCGCGAATGTGCAGGCCAGAACTCGTGAGATTGGGATTCGCAAGGCCCTCGGTGCAACGAATCGGGAGATTCGGCTTCAATTCCTTACGGAAGCTGTCTTTCTCTCTCTTGCAGGCGGCATCGTGGGATGCGCTTGCGGGATTGCCGTGCCGCTCAGCGTCACCTTTCTTACGCCCTTCAAGCTCCCCTTTGACTGGCTATCAGTGTTGATTGCCCTGTCTACTTCGGTTCTGGTCGGCGTTATCTTTGGTACTCTTCCTTCCAACAGGGCTGCAGCGTTGGACCCGGTGGAAACGCTAAAATACGAGTAG
- a CDS encoding SCO family protein — protein sequence MPKSLTTRKSWWMGVLSAALLAGFSAGLSAQVSSYGDKETGQNTGDQLPQVLQKVAVTQHLNQALPAGAEFVDETGKTVHLSDYFGHRPALLSLVYFNCPMLCSEELDGMTSALEMVKLTPGKDFDVIIISIDPSDTPEAAAKKKAFYLKRYGRPETAAGWHFLTGQRPAIDAVTSATGFGYVRVPGPDGKLTQFAHASSLEVVTTDGKLAQYYLGVEYSPKDVLLGLIEASGNKIGSPVANILTYCYHYDPQTNKHSLIVARVVQFGGMVTMASLGGFMFLMFRRDLKLGREHDLTGSDTEKTDKG from the coding sequence ATGCCGAAGAGCCTTACAACCCGGAAAAGCTGGTGGATGGGAGTCCTATCCGCCGCGCTCCTCGCTGGCTTCAGCGCCGGGCTGTCCGCTCAGGTCTCCTCATATGGGGATAAGGAAACCGGTCAGAATACCGGGGACCAACTTCCCCAGGTTCTGCAAAAAGTCGCCGTCACGCAGCACCTCAACCAGGCCCTCCCGGCCGGTGCGGAGTTTGTCGATGAAACGGGAAAGACGGTCCACCTCTCCGATTACTTCGGACATCGGCCCGCGCTGCTTTCTCTCGTTTACTTCAACTGCCCCATGCTCTGTTCTGAAGAGTTGGACGGCATGACCTCGGCGCTGGAGATGGTCAAGCTGACACCGGGGAAAGACTTCGATGTCATCATCATCAGCATCGACCCGAGCGACACGCCAGAGGCCGCGGCAAAGAAGAAAGCTTTCTACCTCAAGCGTTATGGCCGGCCCGAGACCGCGGCAGGCTGGCACTTTCTGACCGGCCAGCGCCCCGCGATCGATGCGGTGACAAGCGCGACCGGCTTCGGCTACGTGCGGGTACCAGGCCCGGACGGAAAACTCACTCAGTTCGCCCATGCCAGCTCGCTTGAGGTTGTCACCACCGATGGCAAGCTCGCTCAGTACTATCTCGGAGTGGAATACTCACCCAAGGATGTTCTTCTGGGTTTGATCGAAGCTTCGGGTAATAAGATCGGTTCACCGGTCGCAAACATTTTGACGTACTGCTACCACTACGATCCGCAAACAAACAAACACTCCCTGATTGTGGCGCGTGTGGTGCAGTTTGGTGGGATGGTGACGATGGCGTCGCTGGGTGGGTTTATGTTTCTTATGTTCCGCCGGGATTTGAAGCTCGGAAGGGAACATGATCTAACCGGGTCGGACACCGAGAAAACGGATAAAGGGTAA
- a CDS encoding cytochrome C oxidase subunit IV family protein, translated as MSQANDASNVNNPEHVEHHIVSPLQYSYVFATLLLFTAITVGAAYVELGVFNPIVALGIASFKAVVVILFFMHVKYQSRLIKMTVGAGFFTFLVMITMTLSDYISRAWGLW; from the coding sequence GTGTCTCAAGCAAATGATGCATCGAACGTCAACAATCCGGAACACGTAGAACATCACATCGTTTCACCGCTACAGTACTCTTACGTCTTCGCCACACTGTTACTTTTCACCGCGATCACGGTGGGCGCTGCTTATGTTGAACTCGGGGTCTTCAACCCCATCGTGGCACTCGGTATCGCATCCTTCAAGGCTGTCGTGGTTATCCTGTTCTTCATGCACGTGAAGTATCAGTCGCGCCTCATCAAAATGACGGTCGGTGCGGGTTTCTTCACTTTTCTCGTCATGATCACGATGACACTGAGCGACTACATCAGCCGCGCTTGGGGTCTTTGGTAA